In Desulfosediminicola ganghwensis, a single window of DNA contains:
- a CDS encoding MarR family winged helix-turn-helix transcriptional regulator — translation MNNDTSQRSKELLIGLRKITQAIDLHSKYLFKTAGITSPQLVILQALSHFDSLSVSELSKSVSLSQGTVTEILTRLEKKDLITRRKSDQDKRRSLISITETGRQLLQDAPSPLQDDFTKSFHALEDWEQLMILSSIKRIVTMMSAEKIEASPFLVAGPIDKK, via the coding sequence TTGAACAACGATACGAGCCAGCGGAGCAAAGAGTTACTGATAGGGTTACGAAAAATAACGCAGGCAATTGACCTTCACTCTAAATATCTTTTTAAGACGGCGGGAATAACAAGTCCACAGTTGGTAATTCTACAGGCATTGTCACATTTCGACTCCCTCTCGGTATCTGAATTATCAAAATCAGTTTCACTGAGCCAGGGAACTGTCACCGAAATTCTGACGCGTTTGGAGAAAAAAGACCTTATTACGAGAAGAAAGTCAGATCAGGATAAGCGCCGATCCCTTATCTCAATAACTGAAACTGGAAGGCAACTGCTGCAAGATGCACCGTCGCCATTGCAAGATGACTTTACCAAATCATTTCATGCCCTTGAAGATTGGGAGCAACTCATGATCCTCAGTTCTATAAAAAGAATTGTCACTATGATGTCAGCTGAAAAAATCGAGGCATCTCCCTTCTTGGTTGCTGGCCCAATCGATAAGAAGTGA
- a CDS encoding mechanosensitive ion channel domain-containing protein, producing the protein MLDVHPGGGRECRESIKILPSLHRNLPHLPDDSDDIDPSLCSSSTSSANISYKQVKSTRALLFAVIFTVLSCSLNIIAENSPSIPGILCAALAAEEIEAQLPPALVTAETLKANIDEVESATDLTEDQKKELLDLYRKSLSNLQNIKSNLEATEAFRKETQTVSEQIKSIQADIFELEQQQQEPVEGMGEELSGRMDELVQLLQSQQAELAAANATSTDLSRRLNYMNTRPVVISNRLAEAEQEQDEVEAALQASAGEGAVGEARRWVYETGFVALSTEIGMLNEELLSKPYRTSLLEARLKRQAAKVELINQRVATINERLNSERLAEAEMVQREVERVERQARGGNPVLVQLSAENAELTKQINTMAAQLETLARDQELAMKLNARVAANLEDARTTLESSGLTEGLGKVLLAQKKYLPDLEEKTDEVRKRDGQIAESEVLRLRLQAEARRMVDMMLFMNQLAEEAREEKSEALFNQIRPQVELRKQLLIKAMDMIELYLEGLNQLNDEERKLVGTVKAYQQFLQQNLLWLRNAEPTKLVDFLDLPREVRELYHIMPFAFWVNVVKVHVFKKPIFWLVLALAFCLVIMRKAIIRAIEEKAKIVGRPTTDSMGNTITVLLLTALLRLPAPLVLVTMGWLLQNSGDNVQVTNLGETFIAIFSYLFFLRFFHGVCMPKGLAEVHFRWPKEKLKFLRIELDRFLIIIIPVGLLVLVSVKLHPENAGGILARLGFLITYLALIIFLYRILHPAKGVLSHLREDEHASGIMSSYPILFFLLIFFPIALIFLAFSGYLYSVEVVADMFGNTLLLMLGLILLNALLLRWLMVVRRRMNYEALQEKRKARLEELEEAETEGDEEAAMQFEEPEVDVAALASETREFVTLVVFLTGLFGFYMVWSSFLPALKILDEVVLWNNTVTEAGVEKQLPITLADFGLAIIYAMMVTMVARRLPALLEIILLRRTTMTHSDRYTVISLTNYTIITVGVVLVLNTIGAQWSQLQWLVAALGVGIGFGLQEIIANFISGLIILFEQPVRVGDIVTIGDTDGVVTKIRIRATTIRNWDMKELLVPNKEFITGRLLNWSLDDQVTRIYVVIGIAYGSDVDKAMELILQVAEKQEHVLVDPPPRVNFESFGDNSLNLTLRAYIDNIDYRLSTTTEIHREINRLFGEADISIPFPQRDVHLDCRQPLQVKIQENE; encoded by the coding sequence ATGCTGGATGTTCACCCCGGTGGTGGCAGAGAGTGCAGAGAATCCATAAAAATCCTGCCATCGCTTCACAGGAACCTTCCGCATCTACCCGATGATTCAGATGACATTGATCCGTCCCTTTGTTCATCATCCACATCATCCGCTAACATTTCCTATAAACAGGTAAAAAGTACGAGGGCACTGCTGTTTGCTGTTATTTTTACCGTTCTTTCCTGTTCGCTGAATATCATAGCAGAAAATTCTCCCTCAATACCTGGTATCTTGTGCGCGGCACTGGCAGCCGAGGAAATTGAGGCACAGCTTCCCCCTGCATTGGTTACCGCAGAAACCCTGAAGGCCAACATTGATGAGGTCGAGTCAGCAACGGATTTAACTGAGGATCAAAAGAAAGAATTACTTGACCTGTACCGTAAGTCATTAAGTAATCTGCAGAATATTAAATCGAACCTTGAAGCGACAGAGGCTTTTCGCAAAGAAACACAGACTGTATCTGAGCAGATAAAGTCGATACAGGCAGATATCTTCGAGCTTGAGCAACAGCAACAGGAACCGGTAGAGGGGATGGGGGAGGAGCTGAGCGGGCGGATGGACGAGCTGGTCCAGCTGCTGCAAAGCCAGCAGGCCGAGCTGGCAGCAGCAAATGCCACCAGCACAGATCTGTCCCGCCGCCTCAATTATATGAATACACGTCCTGTCGTGATATCGAATCGGCTGGCGGAGGCTGAGCAGGAACAGGATGAAGTGGAGGCTGCCCTGCAGGCATCTGCTGGTGAGGGTGCTGTGGGTGAAGCGCGGCGCTGGGTCTATGAAACAGGGTTTGTGGCGCTGAGTACAGAAATTGGTATGCTCAATGAGGAATTGTTGAGCAAACCTTATCGAACCTCTTTGCTTGAAGCACGGCTCAAACGGCAGGCTGCTAAGGTGGAGCTGATCAATCAACGGGTGGCTACGATAAATGAGCGATTGAATAGCGAGCGGTTGGCTGAGGCCGAGATGGTGCAGCGTGAGGTTGAGAGGGTAGAGAGACAGGCCAGGGGGGGGAACCCTGTTCTGGTGCAACTCTCAGCTGAGAATGCCGAGCTGACAAAACAAATAAATACGATGGCAGCTCAGTTGGAGACTCTGGCCAGGGACCAGGAACTGGCCATGAAACTTAATGCCAGAGTCGCTGCAAATTTAGAGGACGCACGTACTACTTTAGAGTCGAGTGGTCTCACAGAAGGACTCGGTAAAGTCTTATTAGCGCAAAAAAAGTATCTCCCAGACCTGGAGGAGAAGACTGACGAAGTCCGCAAGCGTGATGGTCAGATAGCTGAATCGGAGGTGTTGCGCCTGCGTCTTCAGGCAGAAGCACGGCGCATGGTTGATATGATGTTGTTCATGAACCAGCTTGCGGAAGAAGCACGGGAAGAAAAAAGTGAGGCGTTGTTTAACCAGATTCGTCCCCAGGTTGAATTGCGAAAACAGCTGCTCATCAAAGCTATGGATATGATTGAGCTGTATCTCGAAGGCTTGAATCAGCTCAATGATGAAGAACGAAAGCTGGTGGGCACGGTCAAAGCTTATCAACAATTTCTGCAGCAAAATCTATTGTGGTTGCGTAATGCGGAGCCGACGAAGTTGGTAGACTTTCTTGACCTGCCGCGCGAGGTACGTGAGCTCTATCACATAATGCCCTTTGCCTTTTGGGTAAATGTGGTAAAGGTGCATGTCTTTAAAAAGCCGATATTCTGGTTGGTTCTTGCGCTCGCTTTTTGCCTGGTTATTATGCGAAAAGCGATTATCCGCGCAATTGAAGAAAAAGCAAAGATTGTCGGTAGGCCTACCACAGACAGCATGGGCAATACAATTACAGTTTTGCTGTTGACAGCGCTGCTGAGATTGCCGGCACCCTTGGTGTTGGTAACAATGGGTTGGTTGCTGCAAAACTCTGGTGATAATGTACAGGTCACGAATCTCGGAGAGACGTTCATTGCAATTTTTAGCTACCTTTTCTTTCTGCGCTTTTTCCACGGTGTCTGTATGCCAAAAGGGCTGGCAGAGGTACATTTTCGCTGGCCTAAAGAAAAACTGAAGTTTCTTAGAATTGAACTGGATCGATTTCTTATCATTATTATCCCGGTCGGGTTGCTGGTTTTGGTATCGGTGAAATTGCATCCGGAAAATGCTGGTGGAATTCTTGCCCGTCTCGGTTTTCTCATTACGTATCTTGCCCTGATAATTTTTCTCTACCGCATATTGCATCCGGCTAAAGGAGTGCTCTCCCACCTGCGTGAGGATGAACATGCCTCGGGGATAATGAGCTCCTATCCCATCTTGTTTTTTCTGCTGATTTTCTTCCCGATTGCCTTGATATTCCTGGCTTTCTCCGGCTACCTCTACTCGGTGGAGGTGGTAGCTGACATGTTTGGCAATACCTTGCTGCTGATGCTGGGGCTTATACTCTTGAATGCACTACTGCTGAGATGGCTCATGGTGGTTCGCAGGAGAATGAACTACGAGGCTTTGCAGGAGAAACGAAAGGCCCGGCTTGAGGAACTTGAGGAAGCAGAAACGGAAGGCGATGAGGAAGCAGCCATGCAGTTTGAGGAACCGGAGGTTGATGTGGCTGCTCTTGCGAGTGAGACCCGGGAATTCGTAACTCTTGTAGTATTTCTTACGGGTTTGTTTGGTTTCTATATGGTCTGGTCATCTTTTTTGCCGGCATTGAAAATTTTAGACGAAGTGGTGCTGTGGAACAACACCGTAACAGAGGCCGGTGTGGAAAAACAGCTGCCGATTACTCTGGCTGATTTTGGTCTGGCAATCATTTATGCGATGATGGTCACCATGGTGGCCAGGCGCTTGCCGGCACTGTTGGAGATTATCCTGCTTCGTCGTACCACCATGACCCACAGCGATCGTTATACAGTAATCTCACTCACAAATTATACAATAATTACGGTTGGAGTGGTGCTGGTGCTCAATACTATCGGTGCCCAGTGGTCGCAGTTGCAGTGGCTGGTTGCGGCACTGGGTGTAGGTATAGGCTTTGGCCTGCAGGAGATAATTGCCAATTTTATCAGTGGCTTGATAATTCTTTTTGAACAGCCGGTGAGGGTGGGGGATATCGTTACTATCGGGGATACGGATGGTGTTGTAACCAAGATCCGTATTCGGGCAACGACCATTCGCAACTGGGACATGAAGGAATTGCTGGTTCCCAATAAAGAATTCATAACCGGACGTCTGCTGAACTGGTCTCTGGATGATCAGGTGACACGTATTTATGTCGTGATCGGCATAGCCTACGGCAGTGATGTGGATAAAGCAATGGAGTTAATCCTGCAGGTAGCCGAGAAGCAGGAACATGTACTGGTAGATCCGCCGCCCCGTGTAAATTTTGAAAGCTTCGGTGATAATTCCCTGAATCTTACCTTGCGGGCCTATATCGACAATATTGATTACAGGCTTTCCACCACAACGGAGATTCATCGTGAGATCAATCGACTGTTCGGTGAAGCTGATATTAGCATCCCGTTCCCGCAGCGGGATGTCCATCTCGACTGCCGACAACCACTGCAGGTAAAAATCCAGGAAAATGAGTGA
- a CDS encoding histone deacetylase produces MLRAKNTTGLVFFPAFDWAISPTHPEREERLLYTQDQVLEEGLLDIDGIVELKPDIVTVEDINRVHFCVPDAEAVTTESHFISAGGAKTIGKAVLDKKIERGFALVRPPGHHANRVVHGARGFCNINIEAVMIEYLRATYGVDRVAIVDTDCHHGDGTQDIYWHDPDTLFISIHQDGRTLYPGSGFLNEFGGPNAVGTTINLPLPPETCDEGFLYAVEHAVLPILDEFQPELIINSAGQDNHYSDPITNMSFSAQGYARLTEMLKADIAVLEGGYSIEGALPYVNAGIIMAMAGIDYSYLREPDYNPDHLRQPASIKAEIDKVCEDALKLWANRHELTQALRSRDGSDSRSRQIFYDTDNILENQYETIRFCDDCAGALRIESSSSYGANILGIHIPRKACQACIDQANEWFDHGEYGNFSQIFLQDRVKDRYLIK; encoded by the coding sequence ATGCTTCGAGCAAAAAATACCACAGGGCTCGTTTTTTTTCCCGCCTTCGACTGGGCGATTTCGCCGACCCACCCCGAGCGTGAGGAGCGTCTTCTCTATACCCAGGATCAGGTATTGGAGGAGGGGTTGCTCGATATAGATGGGATAGTGGAGTTGAAACCTGATATCGTTACAGTTGAAGACATCAACCGGGTTCACTTCTGCGTTCCTGATGCCGAAGCGGTGACTACAGAGTCTCACTTCATCAGCGCCGGTGGCGCCAAGACCATTGGCAAAGCGGTGCTCGATAAAAAAATTGAGCGGGGTTTTGCTCTGGTGCGTCCTCCCGGGCATCACGCCAACCGGGTGGTACATGGTGCCCGCGGATTTTGCAATATCAACATTGAAGCAGTGATGATCGAATATCTGCGTGCGACCTATGGTGTCGACAGGGTAGCTATAGTTGATACCGATTGCCATCATGGTGACGGGACCCAGGATATTTACTGGCATGACCCTGACACGCTTTTCATCTCAATTCATCAGGATGGCCGCACCCTGTACCCCGGCTCTGGTTTCCTCAACGAATTTGGCGGACCGAACGCTGTGGGCACAACCATTAATCTGCCGCTACCGCCGGAGACCTGTGACGAGGGTTTCCTGTACGCGGTGGAGCATGCGGTGCTGCCGATCCTGGATGAATTTCAGCCGGAACTGATCATCAACTCCGCAGGTCAGGACAATCACTACTCTGATCCCATTACCAACATGAGTTTTTCAGCCCAGGGCTATGCCAGACTAACTGAAATGTTGAAAGCGGATATTGCCGTGCTCGAGGGTGGTTATTCAATTGAGGGAGCGCTGCCATATGTCAATGCCGGGATTATCATGGCGATGGCGGGTATCGATTACTCATACCTTCGCGAGCCTGATTATAACCCTGATCATCTCAGACAACCGGCAAGTATCAAGGCAGAGATTGACAAAGTGTGTGAAGATGCACTCAAACTCTGGGCTAACAGGCATGAACTGACCCAAGCCCTGCGGAGCAGGGACGGGAGCGACAGTCGCAGTCGGCAGATATTTTATGATACGGACAATATCTTGGAAAATCAGTATGAAACAATCAGATTCTGCGATGATTGTGCCGGTGCTTTACGCATAGAGAGCAGTTCAAGTTACGGCGCCAATATTCTCGGCATACATATTCCCAGAAAGGCGTGCCAGGCTTGTATTGATCAGGCAAACGAATGGTTTGATCACGGTGAATATGGCAATTTCAGCCAGATTTTCCTGCAGGATAGAGTCAAAGACCGATATTTGATAAAATAG
- a CDS encoding hydantoinase/oxoprolinase family protein: MIIGLDAGGTHTDAVLLGAEGILHKVKVPTDSEHLFDTVMAALDTLMADRDKAEVARIVLSTTLATNMVVQNRLPEVGVLVAGGPGLNPECFRVGEEYHVVSGALDHRGREIEPLDELELASIGRELQAKNIRCAGVVSKFSVRNPAHELRMVEILTPYVETIFMGHTFSGALSFPRRINTTYLNAAVYPIHKNFFEAVNRSLKAQGLSVPIRILKPDGGTMDIKSSQGYPAQTILSGPSASVMGALASADSEKTSLVLDVGGTTTDMAILLGNSPIIAPHGIELGQHKTLIRALHTESIGVGGDSVVRIAEGEIVIGPDRQGVAMAFGGPVVTTTDALAVLGQLDAGDKDLAKAGVAGLAEQLGLTTHEMAGKIFDTACRRILLAAAEMIETINSRPVYTVHEMYEGLKVQPDQILVLGGPAKQFAARLDVIETELEYGAAIPVPVWQVANAKGCALARTTCEVTVYADTARRVLTAQGEEFQHSLSATATLEDVLEIATDLVKVKAIRQGANPEYLQIEITEQSEFNMVRGFHTTGKNIRVRAQVKPGLIHGYDCETGQLNRPDL; this comes from the coding sequence ATGATAATCGGACTTGATGCCGGGGGCACCCATACCGATGCAGTGCTGCTGGGCGCAGAAGGCATACTCCACAAGGTGAAGGTGCCCACTGATTCTGAGCATCTGTTTGACACAGTAATGGCTGCTCTCGATACATTGATGGCAGACAGGGATAAGGCTGAGGTCGCCAGAATAGTACTCAGCACAACCCTAGCTACCAATATGGTTGTGCAAAACAGGCTGCCGGAGGTGGGGGTGCTAGTGGCTGGAGGCCCTGGCCTGAACCCGGAATGCTTTCGTGTTGGTGAAGAATATCATGTCGTCTCCGGAGCGCTGGATCATCGCGGTCGCGAAATAGAGCCGCTCGATGAGTTGGAGTTGGCTTCCATAGGCAGAGAACTGCAGGCTAAAAACATACGTTGCGCGGGGGTGGTTTCCAAATTTTCTGTACGCAACCCGGCCCATGAACTGCGCATGGTGGAGATTCTCACCCCGTATGTCGAGACCATATTCATGGGGCATACTTTTTCGGGGGCACTCAGTTTTCCGCGGCGCATTAACACTACCTACCTGAATGCCGCAGTCTACCCAATTCACAAGAATTTTTTTGAGGCGGTCAACCGGTCTCTTAAAGCGCAGGGATTGTCTGTGCCGATTCGGATTTTGAAACCGGATGGCGGTACCATGGACATTAAGTCATCTCAGGGATATCCGGCCCAGACCATCCTCAGTGGCCCTTCGGCCAGTGTGATGGGCGCGTTGGCCTCAGCAGACAGCGAAAAAACATCCCTGGTACTTGATGTAGGTGGAACAACGACAGATATGGCAATCCTACTCGGCAATTCACCGATCATCGCCCCACATGGTATTGAGCTTGGGCAACATAAAACTTTGATCAGGGCGCTGCACACAGAGTCGATCGGGGTTGGCGGTGACAGTGTGGTTCGTATAGCAGAGGGCGAGATTGTCATAGGGCCGGACAGGCAGGGAGTGGCTATGGCCTTCGGTGGCCCGGTTGTGACCACGACCGATGCCCTTGCTGTGCTTGGCCAGCTTGATGCTGGTGATAAAGATTTGGCCAAAGCAGGAGTGGCAGGCCTTGCCGAACAGCTGGGTCTCACTACCCATGAGATGGCCGGGAAAATATTTGATACCGCATGCAGACGGATTCTTTTGGCAGCAGCTGAGATGATTGAAACAATAAACAGCCGACCGGTCTATACTGTGCATGAAATGTATGAGGGACTGAAAGTACAGCCGGATCAAATACTGGTACTGGGGGGGCCGGCAAAACAGTTTGCCGCGCGGCTGGATGTGATTGAGACTGAGTTGGAGTATGGCGCAGCGATTCCGGTCCCAGTCTGGCAGGTGGCCAATGCCAAAGGCTGCGCCTTGGCGCGTACTACCTGTGAAGTGACAGTCTATGCAGACACCGCCCGGCGAGTTCTAACCGCCCAGGGAGAGGAGTTCCAACACTCGCTATCAGCCACTGCCACTCTTGAAGATGTGCTTGAGATTGCGACGGATCTGGTGAAGGTAAAGGCCATCAGGCAGGGGGCGAACCCCGAATACCTGCAGATTGAAATTACCGAGCAATCTGAATTCAATATGGTGCGCGGCTTTCACACCACGGGTAAGAATATCAGGGTGAGGGCCCAGGTCAAGCCGGGGCTTATACACGGTTATGATTGTGAGACAGGTCAGCTCAACCGACCCGACTTGTAA
- a CDS encoding flavodoxin family protein, with translation MQIVAIYGSPRRDGNSAALLKKAVEGARRQGAEVDEIYLRDYKISPCLEIYQCIKTGECAIRDDFPKILEKLEASDGIMLASPIFFYTVSAHTKIFMDRCQSLWVRKYWIEKQEMGKTRETRKALFISTGATEGKRLFDGAILTVKYFFDVLDAGLWRSVLCRGVDRKGDIDRRQDYLDEAFEAGKELVEAIHEMKAK, from the coding sequence ATGCAGATTGTCGCAATTTATGGCAGTCCCCGGCGCGATGGGAATAGTGCTGCCTTGCTGAAGAAGGCTGTTGAAGGTGCGCGGCGGCAGGGGGCTGAAGTCGATGAGATTTATCTTAGGGATTATAAGATCTCACCTTGTCTGGAAATTTATCAGTGTATCAAGACAGGAGAGTGTGCAATTCGAGACGACTTTCCGAAAATTCTGGAAAAGCTTGAGGCGAGTGACGGTATTATGCTGGCCTCGCCTATTTTCTTTTATACCGTTAGCGCGCATACCAAAATTTTTATGGATCGCTGTCAGTCGCTCTGGGTCCGTAAATACTGGATTGAAAAACAAGAGATGGGCAAGACCCGGGAGACCAGAAAGGCATTGTTTATTTCAACGGGGGCCACTGAGGGGAAGCGACTCTTTGATGGTGCAATCCTCACCGTGAAATATTTTTTTGATGTGCTTGACGCGGGGCTCTGGCGGTCAGTGCTTTGCCGCGGGGTTGACCGAAAAGGTGATATAGACCGCAGGCAGGATTATCTTGATGAAGCGTTTGAAGCCGGTAAGGAACTGGTGGAGGCGATTCATGAAATGAAAGCAAAATAA
- a CDS encoding CBS domain-containing protein has protein sequence MFVIERMSTDLITALPDMKIGQAYDLMKERRIRHLPVSDGEGKLVGMVSDRDMRSAMPSKLLDSDSYEATLKKVMNFTLAEIMTREPVKIFVYYTIQDVLLIMRKYKVGAVPVVDDDGYLKGILSTRDLLSAFVDVMGIDEPGALLCILSDDRQGQMKKIVDIVTEERISLGSVLVSKSLEQDRKAVFPYLLTNNVARVKTRLIEAGFELTDPMQWYFDQLPKKQ, from the coding sequence ATGTTTGTCATTGAAAGGATGTCAACAGACCTGATAACTGCTTTGCCTGATATGAAAATCGGTCAGGCCTATGATCTCATGAAAGAGCGGCGCATACGTCATCTGCCTGTCAGCGACGGAGAGGGCAAGCTGGTTGGCATGGTATCAGACAGGGATATGCGCAGCGCAATGCCGTCAAAACTTCTTGATTCTGATAGCTATGAAGCAACACTCAAAAAGGTCATGAACTTTACTCTGGCTGAAATCATGACCCGGGAGCCCGTAAAGATATTTGTATACTATACCATCCAGGATGTGCTGCTTATCATGCGTAAATATAAGGTGGGTGCAGTGCCGGTGGTCGACGATGACGGGTATCTCAAGGGAATTTTGTCTACCCGCGATCTGCTCTCGGCATTTGTCGACGTGATGGGAATCGATGAGCCTGGTGCGCTGCTCTGCATTCTTTCCGATGACAGGCAGGGGCAGATGAAAAAAATAGTTGATATTGTGACAGAAGAGCGTATTTCACTTGGTAGCGTGCTGGTCTCCAAGAGTCTGGAACAGGATAGAAAAGCGGTCTTCCCTTATCTGCTTACCAATAATGTGGCACGGGTCAAGACCAGATTGATTGAGGCCGGGTTTGAACTGACTGACCCGATGCAGTGGTACTTTGATCAGCTTCCTAAAAAACAGTGA